The following coding sequences lie in one Mycobacterium gordonae genomic window:
- a CDS encoding class I SAM-dependent methyltransferase, translated as MGEEVMDWEQAYQQGGVFGGPPPWNIGEPQPELAGVIADAKVRSDVLDAGCGYAELSLALAAAGYTVLGVDITLTAVAAATQAARERGLTTASFEQADITTFTGHDGRFSTVLDSTLFHSLPIEGRDGYLRSVHQAAAPGARLFVLVFAKGAFPAELETKPNEVSEAELRAAVSKYWEVDEIRPAFIHVNAPVIPPQLPGPPVEFPQYDRDEKGRAKMPAYLLTAHKTDQ; from the coding sequence ATGGGCGAAGAAGTGATGGACTGGGAGCAGGCCTACCAGCAAGGGGGCGTCTTCGGAGGTCCGCCGCCGTGGAACATCGGCGAGCCGCAGCCCGAATTGGCGGGCGTGATCGCCGACGCTAAGGTCCGCAGCGACGTCCTTGACGCCGGATGCGGGTACGCGGAGTTGTCGCTCGCCCTCGCCGCCGCGGGCTACACCGTGCTCGGCGTCGATATCACGCTGACGGCTGTCGCGGCGGCCACCCAGGCCGCCCGGGAGCGCGGCCTGACCACCGCCAGCTTCGAGCAGGCCGACATCACGACCTTCACTGGCCACGACGGGCGCTTTTCCACCGTGCTGGACAGCACCCTGTTCCACTCACTGCCCATTGAGGGGCGCGACGGATACCTGCGGTCAGTGCATCAAGCGGCCGCGCCGGGCGCCCGATTGTTCGTGTTGGTATTCGCCAAGGGCGCCTTCCCTGCCGAGTTGGAAACGAAGCCCAACGAAGTAAGCGAGGCCGAGTTGCGCGCCGCAGTGAGCAAGTACTGGGAGGTCGACGAGATACGGCCGGCCTTCATTCACGTCAACGCGCCCGTGATCCCGCCGCAGCTGCCCGGCCCACCGGTCGAGTTTCCGCAGTACGACCGCGACGAGAAGGGCCGCGCGAAGATGCCCGCCTACCTGCTGACGGCGCACAAAACGGATCAGTAG
- the egtB gene encoding ergothioneine biosynthesis protein EgtB, which translates to MTAREQLAGDLERARTRTLRLVDFDDDELRRQYSPLMSPLVWDLAHIGQQEELWLLRDGNPDRPGMLPREIEGLYDAFVHSRASRVDLPLLSPAQARSFCRNVRDAALDALDGLPEDAADFQFGLVISHENQHGETMLQALNLRTGAPLLRETSPVPAGRPGLAGTSVLVPGGPFILGVDAATEPYSLDNERPAHLVEVPPFRIGRVPVTNGEWREFVDDGGYAQPRWWSERGWQHRVQAGLTAPQFWNADTRTRFGYIENIPLDEPVQHISYFEAEAYAAWAGARLPTEVEWEKACAWDPSTNSRRRYPWGDQPPSAERANLDGTALRPAPVGAYPTGASAYGVEQMLGDVWEWTSSPLRPWPGFVPMIYERYSQPFFDGDYRVLRGGSWAVEQSILRPSFRNWDHPYRRQIFSGVRLAWDA; encoded by the coding sequence GTGACAGCACGGGAACAGTTGGCCGGCGACCTGGAGCGGGCACGCACCCGGACATTGCGGCTGGTCGATTTCGACGACGACGAACTTCGTCGGCAGTACAGCCCACTGATGAGTCCGCTGGTGTGGGACCTGGCGCATATCGGTCAGCAGGAAGAGCTGTGGCTGCTGCGCGACGGCAACCCGGATCGGCCGGGCATGCTGCCTCGCGAGATCGAAGGACTCTACGACGCATTCGTACACTCTCGGGCCAGTCGGGTGGACCTGCCCCTGCTCTCCCCGGCCCAGGCACGGTCGTTCTGCCGCAACGTCCGCGACGCCGCGCTCGACGCGCTCGACGGCCTTCCCGAAGACGCTGCCGACTTCCAGTTCGGACTTGTCATCAGCCACGAGAATCAGCATGGCGAGACCATGTTGCAGGCATTGAATCTGCGCACCGGTGCGCCGCTGTTGCGGGAGACGTCCCCGGTCCCCGCCGGGCGGCCCGGGTTGGCGGGAACGTCGGTGCTGGTACCGGGCGGGCCATTCATCCTGGGTGTGGACGCCGCAACCGAGCCCTACTCGCTGGACAACGAACGGCCCGCTCATCTGGTGGAGGTCCCGCCCTTTCGGATCGGACGGGTTCCGGTCACCAACGGCGAGTGGCGCGAATTCGTCGACGACGGGGGCTATGCGCAGCCCCGCTGGTGGTCCGAGCGCGGGTGGCAGCATCGAGTGCAGGCGGGCCTCACCGCGCCTCAGTTCTGGAACGCCGACACCCGCACCCGATTCGGCTATATCGAGAACATCCCCCTCGACGAGCCGGTGCAACATATCTCCTATTTCGAGGCCGAGGCTTATGCTGCCTGGGCCGGTGCCCGCCTGCCCACGGAAGTCGAGTGGGAAAAGGCGTGCGCCTGGGATCCTTCGACGAATTCCCGCCGTCGTTACCCGTGGGGTGACCAGCCGCCCTCCGCTGAACGCGCGAATCTGGACGGCACCGCGCTGCGGCCCGCACCGGTTGGCGCGTACCCCACCGGCGCATCGGCCTACGGCGTCGAGCAGATGCTCGGCGACGTCTGGGAGTGGACCAGTTCGCCGCTGCGCCCGTGGCCCGGATTCGTGCCGATGATCTACGAGCGCTACTCCCAGCCCTTCTTCGACGGCGACTACCGGGTGCTGCGCGGCGGCTCATGGGCGGTCGAACAATCCATCCTGCGACCCAGCTTCCGCAACTGGGACCATCCTTACCGGCGGCAGATTTTCTCCGGCGTCCGATTGGCCTGGGACGCTTGA
- a CDS encoding sensor domain-containing protein, translating to MRLALIAAGIGLAVGGAASAAAHPSEPGVVSYAVLGKGSVGNIVGAPMGWEAVFNEPFQAYSVDLPACNNWAEIGLPEVYNDPDLAAFNGATAQTSASDENHLVKQAVGVFATNDAADRAYHRVVDRTAGCSGQTTAMHLDNGTTQVWSFAGGPATATDANWTKQEAGTDRRCFVQTRLRENVLLQAKVCQSGNAGPAVSVLAGAMQNALGQ from the coding sequence ATGCGGCTTGCCCTCATAGCGGCAGGTATCGGCCTGGCGGTCGGGGGAGCGGCCAGTGCGGCGGCCCATCCGTCGGAGCCGGGAGTGGTGTCCTACGCCGTGCTCGGCAAGGGATCGGTCGGCAATATCGTCGGCGCCCCGATGGGGTGGGAAGCGGTGTTCAACGAACCGTTCCAGGCGTACTCGGTGGACCTGCCGGCGTGCAACAACTGGGCGGAGATCGGCCTGCCGGAGGTCTACAACGACCCCGACCTGGCCGCCTTCAACGGGGCCACCGCCCAGACGTCGGCCAGCGATGAGAATCATCTCGTCAAGCAGGCGGTCGGCGTCTTCGCCACCAATGACGCGGCCGACCGTGCCTATCACCGGGTGGTGGACCGCACCGCGGGCTGCTCTGGACAGACGACCGCGATGCATCTGGACAACGGCACCACGCAGGTCTGGTCGTTCGCCGGGGGCCCCGCGACGGCGACCGACGCGAACTGGACCAAGCAGGAGGCGGGAACCGACCGCCGGTGCTTCGTTCAAACCCGGCTGCGCGAAAACGTGTTGCTCCAGGCCAAGGTCTGCCAATCTGGCAACGCCGGGCCCGCGGTGAGCGTGCTGGCCGGGGCCATGCAGAACGCGCTGGGCCAGTAG
- a CDS encoding PPE family protein yields MNFAVLPPEINSLRLFAGAGPGPLLQAASAWEGLAAELSSAAESFTSVTAGLAGQAWQGPAAAAMATAAVPYAGWLSAAASEASGAAASAKSVVSVFESAVAAAVHPLAVSANRSGFVRLVLSNLFGQNAPAIAAVEAVYEEMWAQDVAAMVGYHSGASAAVSALAPFTQPLRGLAGLAAGSAAAAAAPAATARSWQTSLGWANVGADNVGFGNIGAGNLGSGNFGASNLFDGNIGNFNVGSGNLGTSNIGFGNIGFGNKGLANNGNLNIGFGNTGDNNIGIGLTGNNQFGINLNSGTNNLGLFNSGNGNIGFFNSGNGNFGLFNTGSFNTGVANSGIANTGLFNPGTFNTGAFNTGFANTGSFNAGNFNTGDVNPGSYNTGGLNTGNTNTGLSNWGNVNTGAFNAGDQNNGFFWTGDRQGGIVFAVTTPDINLPPIDISAILVGAFNTPQITIPPITIPAYTSPANIRILPFDLPPITIPPINIGAFASPDVLVGAFDLPQITVPPINIGAFVSPAGFLSSFQTPAITLPSVSVPAGATLANLLLGAFETPAITLPSLSIPAGATLAPLVLTAFETPAITLPSLSIPAGATLAPLILGAFETPAITLPSVSVPSGATLANLLVGSFETPAITLPSVSVPSGATLANLLVGSFETPAITLPSVSVPSGATLANLLVGSFETPAITIPPITIAAGQTPAGVSVGGFSLPQIVTPPIVVPSIGLPQITIPPIETPDVEITGWNLPSVTIPRINIPRIQLPNINVPGGNQTLISLETGNIVAPNYDIILHSFNINAISFGFSTQGFIDQFTFPSIQIGSMDLPTIRISNNGGPYTIPSISLSSFTIPSLTINPINIAPFDLPQLSWPQFGTPQVSIPPISIADFLLPQLSWPAFNTAELTIPPISVADFLLPQLSWPAFNTAELTIPPVGIADFLLPQLSWPAFNTAELTIPPFSIADFLLPQLSWPAFNTAELTIPPVGIADFLLPQLTWPAFNTAELTIPPISIADFLLPQLSWPAFETAELTIPPIGLGSLILPQLSTLPFALPQLGIPPISLGAFNLPLINSSAFELPEIVIPPIEIGEFVLPQISWPEFQTPPLVIPPIGIGAFDLPEINIPSIFLPSQKLFEFQIPPTPGYGNTTDASLTTSGFFNTGGANNSGFFNNGTGVSGFFSGNPLGLIGVSGYNVFGEGSSGLSVLGSGVSGLGNIGTLPANVNSFVSGLQSIGSNLAGIFLQNY; encoded by the coding sequence ATGAACTTCGCTGTGCTACCGCCCGAGATCAACTCGCTTCGCCTGTTCGCCGGTGCCGGACCGGGCCCGCTGTTGCAAGCCGCCTCCGCCTGGGAAGGCCTGGCCGCCGAATTGAGTTCGGCCGCAGAGTCTTTCACTTCAGTGACCGCGGGATTGGCCGGTCAGGCATGGCAGGGGCCGGCCGCCGCGGCGATGGCCACGGCTGCCGTTCCGTACGCGGGATGGCTGAGCGCGGCGGCATCGGAGGCTTCCGGTGCGGCCGCCTCGGCCAAGTCCGTGGTCAGCGTGTTCGAGTCGGCGGTGGCGGCGGCCGTGCACCCGTTGGCTGTGTCGGCCAACCGTTCGGGTTTCGTGCGGTTGGTGCTGTCGAATCTGTTCGGCCAGAACGCGCCGGCCATCGCGGCTGTCGAGGCCGTCTACGAGGAGATGTGGGCCCAGGACGTGGCCGCGATGGTCGGCTACCACAGCGGAGCGTCGGCCGCGGTCTCGGCCTTGGCCCCGTTCACCCAACCGCTGCGGGGGTTGGCGGGTCTGGCCGCGGGATCGGCGGCGGCCGCTGCGGCGCCCGCGGCGACCGCGCGGTCCTGGCAGACGTCGCTTGGTTGGGCGAACGTCGGGGCGGACAACGTCGGCTTCGGGAACATCGGCGCCGGCAACCTCGGCAGTGGGAACTTCGGAGCTTCCAACCTTTTTGATGGCAACATCGGCAACTTCAACGTCGGCTCCGGGAACCTGGGAACCTCCAATATCGGCTTCGGGAACATCGGTTTCGGTAACAAAGGGCTGGCCAACAACGGCAACTTGAACATCGGCTTCGGCAATACCGGAGACAACAACATCGGAATCGGGCTCACCGGCAATAACCAATTTGGCATCAACCTGAACTCCGGCACTAACAACCTGGGGTTGTTCAACTCCGGCAACGGGAACATCGGGTTCTTCAACTCAGGCAACGGAAACTTCGGCCTGTTCAACACCGGAAGCTTCAACACGGGCGTCGCCAACTCGGGCATAGCCAACACCGGACTCTTCAACCCCGGCACTTTCAACACGGGAGCCTTCAACACCGGTTTCGCCAACACCGGCTCGTTCAACGCGGGCAACTTCAACACCGGAGACGTCAACCCTGGCTCGTACAACACCGGCGGCCTCAACACCGGCAACACGAACACCGGTCTGTCCAACTGGGGCAACGTCAACACGGGTGCCTTCAATGCGGGTGACCAGAACAATGGGTTCTTCTGGACCGGGGACCGACAGGGCGGCATCGTCTTCGCCGTCACCACTCCCGATATCAACCTGCCCCCGATCGACATCTCGGCTATCCTCGTCGGCGCTTTCAACACCCCGCAGATCACCATCCCGCCGATCACCATTCCGGCGTACACGAGTCCTGCGAATATCAGGATCCTTCCGTTCGACCTGCCCCCGATCACCATCCCTCCGATCAACATCGGGGCGTTCGCGTCGCCCGATGTGCTGGTGGGTGCGTTCGACCTGCCGCAGATCACCGTCCCGCCGATCAATATCGGCGCGTTCGTTTCGCCCGCTGGCTTCTTGAGTTCGTTCCAGACCCCGGCCATCACGTTGCCGTCGGTGAGTGTTCCGGCTGGGGCGACATTAGCGAATCTGCTACTCGGAGCGTTCGAGACGCCGGCGATCACGTTGCCGTCGCTGAGCATTCCGGCGGGGGCGACGTTGGCCCCGCTCGTCCTGACGGCGTTCGAGACGCCGGCGATCACGTTGCCGTCGCTGAGCATTCCGGCGGGGGCGACGTTGGCGCCGCTCATCTTGGGTGCGTTTGAGACGCCGGCGATCACGTTGCCGTCGGTGAGTGTGCCGTCGGGGGCGACGCTGGCGAATCTGCTGGTGGGCTCGTTCGAGACGCCGGCGATCACGTTGCCGTCGGTGAGTGTGCCGTCGGGGGCGACGCTGGCGAATCTGCTGGTGGGCTCGTTCGAGACGCCGGCAATCACGTTGCCGTCGGTGAGTGTGCCGTCGGGGGCGACGCTGGCGAATCTGCTGGTCGGCTCGTTCGAGACACCCGCGATCACCATCCCGCCGATCACCATCGCAGCGGGCCAGACGCCTGCCGGCGTGAGTGTCGGGGGATTCAGCCTGCCTCAGATCGTTACTCCGCCGATAGTCGTGCCATCCATCGGGCTGCCGCAAATCACTATTCCGCCCATTGAAACGCCCGACGTGGAAATCACCGGCTGGAATCTGCCGTCCGTCACCATTCCCCGGATCAACATTCCGCGGATACAGCTCCCGAACATTAATGTCCCAGGTGGAAACCAAACCCTTATCTCTTTGGAGACCGGCAATATCGTAGCTCCGAACTATGATATTATATTGCACTCTTTCAATATCAATGCGATTTCATTCGGCTTCTCCACGCAAGGCTTCATCGATCAATTCACCTTCCCGAGCATTCAGATCGGCTCGATGGACCTGCCCACGATCCGTATCAGCAACAACGGCGGCCCCTACACCATTCCGTCCATCTCCCTGTCCAGCTTCACCATCCCGTCGCTCACGATCAATCCCATCAATATCGCGCCCTTTGACCTGCCGCAGTTGAGCTGGCCGCAGTTTGGCACCCCGCAGGTGTCCATTCCGCCGATTTCGATCGCTGATTTCTTGCTGCCACAGTTGAGTTGGCCGGCGTTCAACACGGCGGAGTTGACGATTCCGCCGATTTCGGTCGCTGATTTCTTGCTGCCGCAGTTGAGTTGGCCGGCGTTCAATACGGCGGAGTTGACGATTCCGCCGGTGGGTATCGCCGATTTCCTGCTGCCGCAGCTGAGTTGGCCGGCGTTCAACACGGCGGAGCTGACCATTCCACCGTTCTCCATCGCCGATTTCTTGTTGCCGCAGTTGAGTTGGCCGGCGTTCAACACCGCGGAGTTGACGATTCCGCCGGTGGGTATCGCCGATTTCCTGCTGCCGCAGTTGACCTGGCCCGCGTTCAACACCGCAGAGTTGACGATTCCGCCGATTTCGATCGCCGACTTCCTGCTGCCGCAGTTGAGTTGGCCGGCGTTCGAGACCGCGGAGTTGACGATTCCGCCGATCGGGCTGGGCTCCTTGATCCTTCCGCAGCTCAGTACGCTGCCGTTCGCCCTGCCGCAGTTGGGTATTCCACCGATCTCACTCGGCGCGTTCAACCTACCGTTGATCAACTCGTCAGCGTTCGAACTGCCGGAGATCGTGATTCCGCCCATCGAGATCGGCGAGTTCGTCCTGCCGCAGATCAGTTGGCCGGAGTTCCAGACACCGCCGTTGGTCATCCCGCCGATCGGCATCGGCGCCTTCGACCTGCCGGAGATCAACATTCCCAGCATCTTCCTGCCCAGCCAGAAGCTGTTCGAGTTCCAGATCCCGCCGACGCCGGGCTACGGCAATACAACCGACGCCAGCCTCACCACGTCCGGCTTCTTCAACACCGGCGGCGCCAACAACTCGGGCTTCTTCAACAACGGCACCGGTGTGTCGGGCTTCTTCAGCGGCAACCCGTTGGGTCTGATCGGAGTGTCGGGCTACAACGTGTTCGGTGAGGGCTCCTCGGGACTCTCGGTGCTGGGCAGCGGCGTGTCCGGACTGGGCAACATCGGCACGCTGCCGGCTAACGTGAACAGCTTCGTGTCCGGCCTGCAGAGCATCGGTTCCAACCTGGCCGGGATCTTCCTGCAGAACTACTGA
- the egtE gene encoding ergothioneine biosynthesis PLP-dependent enzyme EgtE, producing the protein MSHPDELAQQWRAARPPVAGLHLDSAACSRQSLAALDAAAQHALHESEVGGYVAAEAAATVLDAGRAAVAKLCGLVDAEVVYTTGSLNALDLLLSSWPQDRRQLACLPGEYGPNLAVMEAHGFRVRQLPVLDDGRLAIDDAAFQLQEDPPDLVHLTPVASHRGIVQPLAMMAKLCRELDLPLVVDAAQAFGQIDCAVGADATYSSSRKWMAGPRGVGVLALRPELMERLTTRLPAPLGFGEANVAARVGFSVAVGEHLACGPERIRSRLAELGGIARSLLTDIDGWAVVEAVQEPSAITTLAPLDGADPQEVREWLLAERRILTTYGGVQRAPMELTSPVLRISPHVDTTADDLEAFAEALIEATAATAAT; encoded by the coding sequence GTGAGCCACCCCGACGAGCTTGCGCAGCAGTGGCGCGCGGCCCGACCGCCGGTCGCCGGACTGCACCTGGATAGTGCGGCCTGCTCACGACAGAGTTTGGCGGCCCTCGACGCGGCAGCCCAGCATGCGTTGCACGAATCGGAGGTCGGCGGGTACGTGGCGGCGGAGGCGGCGGCCACGGTGCTCGACGCGGGGCGCGCCGCCGTCGCGAAGCTCTGCGGCTTGGTCGATGCTGAGGTGGTCTATACCACGGGCTCGTTGAACGCATTGGATCTGCTGTTGAGCAGCTGGCCGCAGGACCGCCGCCAGTTAGCCTGTCTGCCCGGCGAGTACGGCCCCAACCTCGCGGTGATGGAGGCCCACGGATTCCGGGTGCGGCAGTTGCCAGTGCTCGACGACGGGCGGTTGGCGATTGACGACGCGGCGTTTCAGCTGCAGGAAGACCCGCCCGATCTGGTTCACCTGACGCCGGTGGCAAGCCACCGCGGCATCGTGCAGCCGCTCGCGATGATGGCCAAGCTGTGCCGCGAGCTCGATCTGCCGTTGGTGGTGGACGCCGCGCAGGCCTTCGGGCAGATCGACTGCGCGGTGGGAGCCGACGCCACGTATTCGTCGTCGCGCAAATGGATGGCGGGTCCGCGCGGGGTCGGGGTGCTGGCATTGCGGCCCGAGTTGATGGAGCGGCTGACCACGCGGCTGCCGGCGCCACTCGGGTTCGGTGAGGCCAATGTGGCCGCACGCGTCGGTTTCTCGGTGGCCGTGGGTGAGCATCTGGCGTGCGGCCCGGAGCGGATACGGTCCCGGCTGGCTGAGCTGGGTGGAATCGCCCGCTCCCTGCTGACCGATATCGACGGCTGGGCGGTGGTCGAAGCGGTCCAAGAGCCAAGCGCCATTACTACTTTGGCACCGCTCGACGGTGCCGATCCGCAAGAGGTGCGGGAGTGGTTGCTTGCCGAGCGCCGGATCCTGACCACCTACGGCGGCGTGCAACGCGCGCCGATGGAGCTGACATCGCCGGTGTTGCGAATTTCCCCGCATGTTGACACCACGGCGGACGATCTGGAAGCTTTCGCCGAAGCGCTGATAGAGGCGACGGCCGCTACCGCCGCGACCTGA
- the egtC gene encoding ergothioneine biosynthesis protein EgtC, producing MCRHLGWLGTPVSVSSLVLDPPQGLRVQSYAPRRQKHGLMNADGWGVGFFSDLAGDVTPRRWRSPVPLWGDTSFDSVAPVLRSHCVVAAVRSATVGMPLEASATAPFTDGRWLLSHNGVVDRTVLPMLPTAESVCDSAVLAATIFDQGVDALGDTIVEVGTADPLARLNIMAANGFRLIATAWGDTLSILRRADGVVLASEPYDDDPDWEDIPDRHLVEVTADGVVLTALNRSKGS from the coding sequence ATGTGTCGCCATCTTGGCTGGCTCGGAACCCCGGTCAGCGTCTCCTCGTTGGTCCTGGACCCACCCCAGGGTCTGCGGGTGCAGTCGTACGCGCCGCGCCGGCAGAAACACGGTCTGATGAACGCCGACGGGTGGGGCGTGGGCTTCTTCTCGGACCTGGCCGGAGACGTTACGCCGCGGCGCTGGCGCAGTCCGGTGCCGCTGTGGGGGGACACCTCCTTCGACTCGGTTGCCCCCGTGCTGCGGAGTCATTGCGTGGTAGCGGCGGTGCGCTCCGCGACCGTCGGCATGCCGCTCGAGGCCAGTGCCACCGCACCGTTCACCGATGGCCGGTGGCTGTTGTCGCACAACGGTGTTGTCGACCGCACGGTGTTGCCGATGTTGCCGACCGCCGAATCAGTCTGCGACAGTGCGGTTCTGGCTGCCACCATCTTCGATCAAGGGGTGGACGCGTTGGGTGACACGATTGTCGAGGTGGGCACCGCTGACCCGCTGGCCCGGCTGAACATCATGGCCGCCAACGGTTTCCGGCTGATCGCCACAGCCTGGGGCGACACACTGTCGATCCTGCGCCGTGCTGACGGCGTGGTGCTGGCCAGCGAGCCCTATGATGACGACCCGGATTGGGAAGACATACCGGACCGGCATCTGGTGGAAGTCACCGCCGACGGCGTCGTGTTGACTGCGTTGAACCGCTCGAAAGGATCCTGA
- the egtD gene encoding L-histidine N(alpha)-methyltransferase, which produces MTLTLSNHLAEDSALHALRRDVFFGLQQQPKSLPPKWFYDAAGSDLFDQITRLPEYYPTRAEAAILRVRSAEIASASQADTLVELGSGTSEKTRLLLNALRDRASLRSFVPFDVDACVLSAAAGAIQDEYPGIEINAVCGDFEEHLAEIPSSGRRLFVFLGSTIGNLTPEPRADFLAALSAVMHPGDSLLLGTDLVKDAGRLVRAYDDAAGVTARFNLNVLAVINRQLDADFDVDCYEHVARWNSDEERIEMWLRSTRRQRVNVEALDLTVDFEAGEEMITEVSCKFRPDGVGEELAAAGLRRIRWWTDEAGDFGLSLAAK; this is translated from the coding sequence ATGACGCTCACGCTGTCCAACCATCTGGCCGAGGACTCCGCGTTGCACGCGCTGCGCCGCGACGTCTTCTTCGGCCTGCAGCAGCAGCCGAAATCGTTGCCGCCCAAGTGGTTCTACGACGCGGCGGGCAGCGATCTGTTCGATCAGATCACCCGGCTGCCCGAGTACTACCCGACGCGGGCCGAAGCCGCCATCCTGCGCGTCCGCTCCGCCGAGATCGCCTCGGCCAGCCAGGCCGACACCCTGGTCGAACTCGGCAGCGGGACCTCGGAGAAGACCCGGCTGCTGCTCAATGCGCTGCGCGACCGCGCGTCGCTGCGCAGCTTCGTGCCCTTCGACGTGGACGCCTGCGTGCTGTCGGCGGCCGCCGGCGCTATCCAGGACGAGTATCCGGGAATCGAGATCAATGCGGTCTGCGGCGATTTCGAGGAGCATCTGGCCGAAATCCCCAGTAGTGGGCGGCGGCTCTTCGTATTTCTGGGCTCGACGATCGGCAACTTGACGCCTGAGCCGCGCGCCGACTTTCTCGCGGCGCTGTCGGCCGTGATGCATCCCGGTGACAGCCTGCTGCTGGGCACCGATCTGGTGAAGGACGCCGGCCGGCTGGTGCGGGCCTACGACGATGCGGCCGGAGTGACGGCGCGGTTCAACCTCAACGTGCTTGCCGTCATCAACCGACAACTCGATGCTGATTTCGACGTCGACTGTTATGAACACGTGGCGCGTTGGAACAGCGACGAGGAGCGCATCGAGATGTGGTTACGCTCCACCCGCCGCCAGCGGGTGAATGTCGAGGCGCTGGATCTGACGGTCGACTTCGAGGCCGGTGAGGAGATGATCACCGAGGTCTCGTGCAAGTTCCGCCCGGATGGGGTGGGAGAGGAGTTGGCCGCGGCGGGGCTGCGGCGGATCCGTTGGTGGACCGACGAGGCGGGTGACTTCGGCCTGTCGCTGGCCGCCAAGTGA
- the egtA gene encoding ergothioneine biosynthesis glutamate--cysteine ligase EgtA codes for MSRTAASTGPQLDNIDVANAELTSTAAVAQHIADGCLLDGPVGRVGLEIEAHCFDPADPMRRPTWDEITDVLKWLNPLPGGSAITMEPGGAIELSGPPANGVLPAVEAMTMDQAVLRNALAEAGLGLLYMGADPLRSPERINPGARYRAMEQFFAASDSGAAGAAMMTSTASIQLNLDAGPQSGWAARVRLAHALGPTMIAIAANSPMLAGEFSGWQSTRQWVWGQMDSARCGPVLGVSGDDPGTDWARYALKAPVMMVHAPDAVAVTHYVPFTDWVEGRTLLGGRRPTIADLEYHLTTLFPPVRPRQWLEIRYLDSVPDAVWPALVFTLTTLLDDPAAAEVAAAAVEPVATAWDTAARLGLRDRRLYTAANRCLSIAAERAPAGLAAAMQQLMLNVETGRCPADDFSDRVIEHGIATTVALAARSAQGEQ; via the coding sequence ATGAGTCGCACCGCCGCTTCCACGGGTCCGCAGCTGGACAACATCGACGTGGCCAATGCCGAGCTGACCAGCACGGCCGCCGTCGCGCAACACATCGCGGACGGGTGCCTGCTCGACGGTCCGGTGGGCCGTGTCGGTCTGGAAATCGAGGCGCACTGCTTCGACCCGGCCGATCCGATGCGACGGCCGACCTGGGACGAGATCACCGACGTGCTGAAGTGGCTGAATCCGCTCCCGGGTGGCAGCGCTATCACCATGGAGCCCGGCGGCGCCATCGAGCTCTCGGGTCCGCCTGCCAACGGCGTATTGCCTGCCGTCGAGGCGATGACCATGGACCAGGCGGTGTTGCGAAACGCCCTCGCCGAGGCTGGTCTGGGGTTGCTCTACATGGGGGCAGACCCGCTGCGCTCACCCGAGCGGATCAACCCGGGTGCCCGCTACCGCGCCATGGAGCAGTTCTTCGCCGCCAGCGACAGCGGCGCGGCCGGCGCGGCCATGATGACGTCGACGGCGTCGATCCAGCTCAACCTGGATGCCGGCCCGCAGTCGGGGTGGGCGGCGCGAGTCCGATTGGCCCACGCGCTCGGGCCGACGATGATCGCGATCGCGGCCAACTCGCCGATGCTGGCCGGTGAATTCTCCGGGTGGCAGTCCACCCGGCAGTGGGTATGGGGGCAGATGGACTCCGCGCGATGCGGTCCGGTGCTGGGGGTCAGCGGTGACGATCCCGGCACCGACTGGGCCCGATATGCCCTCAAGGCGCCGGTCATGATGGTGCATGCGCCCGACGCGGTGGCCGTCACACACTACGTGCCATTCACCGACTGGGTGGAGGGCCGGACGCTGCTCGGCGGCCGCCGGCCCACGATCGCCGACCTGGAATACCACCTGACCACGCTGTTCCCCCCGGTCCGGCCACGCCAGTGGCTGGAGATCCGCTACCTCGACAGCGTTCCCGACGCGGTCTGGCCCGCGCTGGTGTTCACGCTGACCACTCTGCTCGACGACCCGGCCGCCGCCGAGGTGGCCGCCGCGGCCGTCGAACCGGTTGCCACCGCGTGGGACACCGCGGCCCGCCTCGGGCTGCGGGATCGGCGTCTGTACACCGCAGCCAACCGGTGTCTGTCCATCGCCGCCGAGCGGGCGCCGGCCGGACTGGCCGCGGCGATGCAGCAGCTGATGCTCAACGTCGAAACCGGGCGATGTCCCGCCGACGACTTCTCCGACCGGGTCATCGAGCATGGAATCGCGACCACGGTCGCGCTGGCAGCGCGTTCGGCACAAGGGGAGCAGTGA